The following are encoded in a window of Lacinutrix sp. WUR7 genomic DNA:
- a CDS encoding NADH:ubiquinone reductase (Na(+)-transporting) subunit B gives MGLKSNLHNLKEKYKGTKMAPAFNAIHTFLYLPNETTHNGTHIKAADDLKRTMNIVIMALIPCLIFGMFNAGYQHYLASGTIEAANGFFSASFWAWDNLVVGLWKVLPLILVSYGVGLLIEFIFAVIKGHEVEEGYLVTGMLVPLIVPIDIPLWMLAVAVAFGVVIGKEVFGGTGMNILNPALTIRAFLFFAYPTWMSGDKVWVEGAKELAGTPDAISGETILGTLAQNHEVTHSVADMFLGFIPGSVGETSTLLIVLAALFLVFSKIGSWRIMLSSALGALAMGLIFNGLVNAEVIADGSKFYGLMSTPFWQHLLIGGFAFGTVFMATDPVTASQTNKGKWIYGFLIGFLSILIRVFNPAYPEGVMLAILLMNVFAPTIDHYVVQGNVKRRMKRLKTKVA, from the coding sequence ATGGGTTTAAAAAGTAATTTACATAACTTAAAAGAAAAGTATAAAGGAACAAAGATGGCTCCTGCGTTTAACGCAATCCATACTTTTTTATACTTGCCAAATGAGACCACACATAATGGAACTCATATAAAAGCAGCCGACGATTTAAAACGTACGATGAATATTGTAATCATGGCACTTATACCATGTTTAATATTTGGTATGTTTAACGCTGGTTACCAACATTATTTAGCTTCTGGAACAATTGAAGCAGCTAACGGATTTTTCAGTGCTTCTTTTTGGGCTTGGGATAACTTAGTTGTTGGTCTTTGGAAAGTTTTACCACTAATCCTTGTTTCTTATGGGGTTGGTTTACTTATCGAATTTATTTTCGCAGTAATTAAAGGTCACGAAGTAGAAGAAGGGTACTTAGTAACAGGAATGTTAGTACCACTTATAGTACCTATCGATATTCCATTATGGATGCTTGCAGTAGCAGTTGCCTTTGGTGTTGTTATTGGTAAAGAAGTATTTGGTGGTACAGGAATGAATATTTTAAATCCTGCATTAACTATTCGTGCATTTTTATTCTTTGCATATCCTACTTGGATGTCTGGAGATAAAGTTTGGGTAGAAGGAGCTAAAGAATTGGCAGGAACTCCTGATGCTATTTCTGGGGAAACTATCTTAGGAACGCTAGCTCAAAATCATGAAGTCACACACTCTGTAGCAGATATGTTTTTAGGATTTATTCCTGGTTCTGTTGGAGAAACCTCCACACTGTTAATTGTATTAGCCGCATTATTCTTAGTGTTTTCTAAAATAGGAAGCTGGAGAATTATGTTGTCTTCTGCATTAGGAGCTTTAGCAATGGGACTAATATTTAATGGTCTTGTAAATGCGGAAGTAATTGCAGATGGAAGTAAATTTTACGGATTAATGAGTACACCTTTTTGGCAACACTTACTTATTGGTGGTTTTGCTTTTGGTACGGTGTTTATGGCAACAGATCCTGTTACTGCATCACAAACCAATAAAGGGAAATGGATTTACGGATTCTTAATCGGATTCCTTTCTATTTTAATTAGAGTATTTAATCCTGCATATCCAGAAGGCGTTATGTTAGCCATTCTATTAATGAATGTGTTTGCTCCAACCATTGACCATTATGTGGTGCAAGGAAATGTAAAAAGAAGAATGAAGCGTTTAAAAACTAAAGTTGCTTAA
- a CDS encoding Na(+)-translocating NADH-quinone reductase subunit A, with protein sequence MSNDIKIKKGLDIKLQGAAEKAKENAIISNFFSIRPEDFHSVIPKLIAKVGTKVKAGEPIFYDKSNEALKFVSPVSGEIIDIPRGEKRKILAVKIQADKEQSYQDNGKFNVDTAKAADVKAHLLASGCWPFIKQRPYDVIANPDNAPKAIFVSAYASAPLVADLDFTLQGKEAELQAAVTALTKLTEGQVHVSVGKNSNSPLANVSGATIHKVSGPHPSGNVGTQINKIDPVNKGEVVWTVNAQDLVIIGELLLTGKFNAERIVALAGSSVKKPRYFVTKLGAEVASMIYDNGVDKNDNIRIISGNVLSGKQVQPDGYLDYYSNTITVIPEGNDYELFGWNKPVFNKVSTTRALTFSWLTPNKKYDLNTNTNGEHRAFVLTGIYEEVFPLDIFPMQILKSCMYKDLDEMEALGMYEVAPEDFALTEFVCVSKQPHQDIIRKGLDLMLKEIG encoded by the coding sequence ATGTCAAACGACATTAAGATTAAAAAAGGTCTAGATATTAAGTTACAAGGAGCTGCAGAAAAGGCAAAAGAAAATGCCATTATCAGTAACTTCTTTTCTATTAGGCCAGAAGACTTCCACAGTGTTATTCCAAAATTGATTGCGAAAGTTGGAACTAAAGTAAAAGCAGGGGAACCTATTTTTTACGATAAGTCTAACGAAGCTTTAAAATTTGTTTCTCCAGTTTCTGGTGAAATTATTGACATTCCTCGTGGAGAAAAGCGTAAAATTTTAGCAGTTAAAATTCAGGCAGACAAAGAGCAATCTTACCAAGATAATGGTAAGTTTAACGTAGATACTGCAAAAGCAGCAGACGTTAAAGCACATTTGTTAGCTTCTGGATGTTGGCCTTTTATTAAACAACGTCCTTATGATGTAATTGCAAATCCAGACAATGCGCCAAAAGCAATTTTTGTTTCTGCTTATGCTTCTGCACCTTTGGTTGCAGATTTAGATTTTACCCTTCAAGGTAAAGAAGCAGAATTACAAGCTGCAGTTACTGCGTTAACTAAATTAACAGAGGGACAAGTTCATGTTTCTGTTGGTAAAAATAGTAACTCACCTTTAGCAAATGTTTCTGGGGCAACTATTCATAAAGTCTCTGGACCACATCCTTCAGGAAATGTTGGTACACAAATCAACAAAATTGATCCTGTTAATAAAGGAGAAGTGGTTTGGACAGTAAATGCACAAGATCTTGTTATTATTGGTGAATTGTTATTAACTGGAAAGTTTAATGCAGAGCGTATTGTTGCTTTAGCAGGTTCTTCCGTTAAAAAACCAAGATACTTTGTTACTAAATTAGGAGCAGAAGTTGCTTCTATGATTTACGATAATGGTGTCGACAAAAATGATAACATTAGAATCATTTCTGGAAATGTATTAAGCGGTAAGCAAGTACAGCCAGATGGTTATTTAGATTATTACAGTAATACCATTACCGTAATACCTGAAGGTAATGATTATGAATTATTTGGTTGGAATAAACCAGTATTCAATAAAGTGTCTACTACTAGAGCGTTAACATTCTCTTGGTTAACACCAAACAAAAAATACGATTTAAATACCAATACCAATGGAGAACATCGTGCTTTTGTTTTAACAGGAATCTATGAAGAAGTTTTTCCTTTAGATATCTTTCCAATGCAAATTTTAAAATCTTGTATGTATAAGGATTTAGACGAAATGGAAGCTTTAGGAATGTACGAAGTTGCTCCTGAAGATTTTGCTTTAACAGAATTTGTATGTGTATCTAAACAACCACATCAAGATATTATTAGAAAAGGTTTAGACTTAATGCTAAAAGAGATAGGATAA
- a CDS encoding DUF5103 domain-containing protein, translating to MNYKYLILTLLFSATIFAQVAKEVAPPDYIKTINFKGNTAESQLPVLKLGEYLKLEFDALNGDEEDYYYVIEHYNYDWTPSVLSKIEYLDGFDNQRIRTYENSFNTLQIFSNYQLTIPNQQTRRLKVSGNYMIKIYNDYDELVFSRKFMVYENIANVGVTIKRSRDVRDIKSKQTVDISISSNTLQFTNPKQTIKTVIVQNNNLNTAISGVEPMYTLGNELIYKYDTETSFWAGNEYLWFENKDVRAANTGIQFIDLKDLYHNYLYTNPVRHNKPYTYNPDINGNYLITAVDANNSSIEADYVWMFFSLLLDELPKDKEVHIYGNFNNYTIDESTKMTFNAERGVYKNEMLLKQGFYNYKYVVVDKSGNIDEGAISGNFWQTENNYKVLVYYRDIGARYDKIIGLGEASSVNITN from the coding sequence GTGAATTACAAATATTTAATACTAACACTCCTATTTTCAGCTACAATTTTTGCTCAAGTTGCAAAAGAAGTCGCTCCTCCTGATTACATAAAAACAATCAATTTTAAAGGAAATACTGCAGAAAGCCAATTACCAGTTTTAAAGCTTGGAGAATACTTAAAACTAGAATTTGATGCTTTAAATGGAGACGAAGAAGACTATTATTATGTTATTGAACATTATAATTACGACTGGACACCTTCCGTTTTATCTAAAATCGAATATTTAGATGGTTTTGATAACCAACGTATACGTACGTATGAAAATTCATTTAACACCTTACAAATATTTTCTAATTACCAACTTACTATTCCTAATCAACAAACACGTCGATTAAAGGTGTCTGGAAACTATATGATTAAAATTTATAATGATTATGATGAATTAGTTTTCTCTAGAAAATTTATGGTTTACGAAAACATTGCCAATGTTGGTGTTACCATAAAACGTTCGCGTGATGTTAGAGACATAAAAAGCAAACAAACCGTTGATATTAGCATCTCTTCTAATACCTTACAATTCACAAACCCAAAGCAAACCATAAAAACAGTTATTGTACAAAACAACAATTTAAACACTGCTATTTCTGGAGTAGAACCAATGTATACTTTAGGAAATGAACTTATTTATAAATATGACACGGAAACTAGTTTTTGGGCCGGAAACGAATATTTATGGTTTGAAAACAAAGATGTTAGAGCAGCAAACACAGGTATTCAGTTTATAGATTTAAAAGATTTATATCATAATTACCTATACACCAATCCCGTAAGACACAACAAACCGTACACCTACAATCCGGACATTAATGGTAATTATTTGATAACCGCAGTAGATGCTAACAATTCTAGTATTGAAGCAGATTATGTATGGATGTTTTTCTCTTTATTATTAGACGAATTACCAAAAGACAAAGAAGTTCATATCTATGGCAATTTTAATAATTACACTATTGATGAAAGCACAAAAATGACTTTTAATGCAGAACGAGGCGTTTATAAAAATGAAATGCTTTTAAAACAAGGATTTTATAATTACAAATATGTAGTGGTAGATAAATCTGGAAACATAGACGAAGGCGCTATTAGCGGAAACTTTTGGCAAACAGAAAACAACTATAAAGTATTGGTTTATTACAGAGATATAGGAGCGCGTTATGATAAAATTATTGGTTTAGGTGAAGCTAGCTCTGT